From the genome of Callithrix jacchus isolate 240 chromosome 7, calJac240_pri, whole genome shotgun sequence, one region includes:
- the IDI1 gene encoding isopentenyl-diphosphate Delta-isomerase 1 isoform X3, with product MEPDLFLRLGDVFPRLLHRLLHRAFSVFLFNTENKLLLQQRSDAKITFPGCFTNTCCSHPLSNPGELEENDALGVKRAAQRRLKAELGIPLEQVPPEEINYLTRIYYKAQSDGIWGEHEIDYILFVKKNVTLNPDPNEIKSYCYVSKEELKELLKKAASGEIKITPWFQIIAETFLFKWWDNLNHLNQFVDHEKIHRM from the exons gATTATTGCATCGAGCTTTTAGTGTCTTCTTATTCAACACTGAAAATAAGCTTCTGCTACAGCAAAGATCAGATGCTAAGATTACCTTCCCAG GTTGTTTTACTAATACTTGTTGTAGTCATCCATTAAGTAATCCAGGCGAGCTTGAGGAAAATGACGCCCTTGGAGTGAAGCGAGCAGCGCAGAGGCGGCTGAAAGCTGAGCTAGGAATTCCCTTGGAACAG gTTCCTCCAGaagaaattaattatttaacaCGAATTTACTACAAAGCTCAGTCGGATGGTATCTGGGGTGAACATGAAATTGATTACATTTTGTTTGTGAAAAAGAATGTAACTTTGAATCCTGATCCCAATGAGATTAAAAGCTATTGTTATGTGTCAAAGGAAGAACTAAAAGAACTTCTGAAAAAAGCAGCCAGTGGTGAAATTAAGATAACGCCATGGTTTCAAATTATTGCAGAGACTTTTCTCTTTAAATGGTGGGATAACTTAAATCATTTGAATCAGTTTGTTGACCATGAGAAAATACACAGAATGTGA